CCCTTTCAATACCCGAGTGGCGCGCGCTCGTCGCCACGATGGGCTTCTCCGAAGAGTTGACCCGCGAGTGGGACTCGCTCTCCGAAGCGGCCCACGCGTGGGACGGCGGACAAAACGCGATGAAGGCCGTCGAGGAGGTCGCACCGTTCGCCGTGCGGGAACGCGCCCCGACCCGAATCGGCAACCGGATGGGACGGCCCGAGAAGTCCGAGAAGCGCGAACTCAGTCCGGCGGTCCATACCCTCTTTCCGATCGGCGAGGCCGGCGGCCCCCAGCGCGACGTCGCGAAGGCCGCCCGGTACGCCCCCGACATGCGGGACAAACCCGGCGAAATAGAGGTGAGGGTCGGCCGTCGGGAGTGCGAGGACTGTGGCACCCACACTTTCCGTGGGGACTGTCCCGGCTGTGGGGCCAATACGTTCCCCCATTACGAGTGTCCCGATTGCGACAGGGAACTCGAACCCGACGAGGCCGGTCGGGTCGAGTGTCCCCGCTGTGAGGTCGCGGGCACGAGCGTCGACCGACGGATGATCGACATCGGCGACGCCTACCACGACGCGCTTGACGCACTCGGCGAGCGCGAGGGCTCCTTCGAGACGCTGAAAGGAGTCAAGGGACTCACGTCGTCACACAAGACGCCCGAACCGATGGAGAAGGGCGTCCTCCGGGCGAAACACGGCGTTTCGGCGTTCAAGGACGGCACCATCCGCTACGACATGACCGACCTCCCCGTCAGCAGCGTCCGCCCCGAGGAACTCGACGTTTCGGTCGATGAGTTCCACCGACTCGGCTATCACGAGGACATCGAGGGGGCCCCGCTTGAACACGCCGATCAGTTGGTCGAGTTGAAGGTTCAGGACATCGTCCTCTCGGACGGCGCGGCCGAACACCTGCTCAAGACGGCCGATTTCGTCGACGACCTCCTCGAGCGTTACTACGGCCTCGAACCGTTCTACGACGTCTCAGAGCGCGAGGAACTCGTCGGCGAGCTCGTTTTCGGGATGGCGCCCCACACCAGCGCTGCCGTGGTGGGCCGCGTGATCGGCTTTACGAGCGCCGCCGTCGGCTACGCCCACCCGTACTTTCACGCTTCGAAGCGCCGGAACTGTGACGGCGATGAGGACTGTGTGATGTTGCTGATGGACGGCCTGCTCAACTTCTCGAAGGAGTACCTGCCGGACAAACGCGGCGGGCAGATGGACGCCCCCCTCGTGATGTCCTCGCGGATCGACCCCGCCGAGATCGACGACGAGGCCCACAACATGGACGTCGTCGAGCGCTACCCCCTCGAATTCTACGAGGCGACCCGCGAGATGGCCGACCCCGGCGAGGTCGACA
The sequence above is drawn from the Halalkalicoccus subterraneus genome and encodes:
- the polC gene encoding DNA polymerase II large subunit, with amino-acid sequence DAGEYLVNFGEFVENNHPLAPASYTFEWWIQEFEESEVNVQALADSPRIDLESPAVEEALDWATEYDAPLHPEYTYLWHDLSTTQFEALGDAVDEGTVTAGELELTRTQVVREALETLLVEHRQTAETLSIPEWRALVATMGFSEELTREWDSLSEAAHAWDGGQNAMKAVEEVAPFAVRERAPTRIGNRMGRPEKSEKRELSPAVHTLFPIGEAGGPQRDVAKAARYAPDMRDKPGEIEVRVGRRECEDCGTHTFRGDCPGCGANTFPHYECPDCDRELEPDEAGRVECPRCEVAGTSVDRRMIDIGDAYHDALDALGEREGSFETLKGVKGLTSSHKTPEPMEKGVLRAKHGVSAFKDGTIRYDMTDLPVSSVRPEELDVSVDEFHRLGYHEDIEGAPLEHADQLVELKVQDIVLSDGAAEHLLKTADFVDDLLERYYGLEPFYDVSEREELVGELVFGMAPHTSAAVVGRVIGFTSAAVGYAHPYFHASKRRNCDGDEDCVMLLMDGLLNFSKEYLPDKRGGQMDAPLVMSSRIDPAEIDDEAHNMDVVERYPLEFYEATREMADPGEVDIRLAEESVGTDDQYRGFAHTHDTSNIALGPDLSAYKTLGSMMEKMDAQLELARKLRAVDETDVAERVIEYHFLPDLIGNLRAFSSQETRCLSCGKKYRRMPLSGECRDCGGDVNLTVHEGSVSKYMDTATRVAEEYGCREYTKQRLKILDRSLESVFENDKNKQSGIADFM